In the genome of Xanthomonas translucens pv. cerealis, one region contains:
- a CDS encoding tryptophan halogenase family protein, with product MIAAPLRNLVIVGGGTAGWMAAAALARVLGPDYRITLIESEQIGIVGVGEATVPHIKAFNNLLGINEAEFVRQTQGSFKLGIEFVDWQRPGTTYIHGFGTEIGHSLGLLPFQQYWFKQALAGKAKPLGAYTLNTVAARRGKFMTSASDAPPNSPLGNIAYAYHFDASLYAAFLRRFSEQRGVTRREGIVEQVQLHPESGDVRSVRLASGDTIAGDLFIDCSGFCGLLIEQALHTGYHDFTHWLPCDRALAVPCAKVGPPTPYTRATARAAGWQWRIPLQHRTGNGYVYSSAHISDDEAAATLLANLDGAALADPRPLRFVTGRRKQVWNRNVVALGLASGFMEPLESTSIHLIQSGISKLLELFPREGISPVLVQRYNDRIAFEFDRIRDFLALHYTATEREDSDFWRQCRTMAITPELQATLDLFGDSGRFYRNGDEMFAEISWVQVMVGQGILPRAYHPLVDQVPAADIERFVASIEQTIGHCVDAMPPHQAFIDRYCAAAPR from the coding sequence ATGATCGCCGCCCCTCTCCGCAATCTGGTCATCGTCGGCGGCGGCACCGCCGGCTGGATGGCCGCCGCCGCGCTGGCGCGCGTGCTGGGCCCGGACTACCGCATCACCCTGATCGAGTCGGAACAGATCGGCATCGTCGGCGTCGGCGAGGCCACCGTGCCGCACATCAAGGCCTTCAACAACCTGCTCGGCATCAACGAAGCCGAGTTCGTGCGCCAGACCCAGGGCAGCTTCAAGCTCGGTATCGAGTTCGTCGACTGGCAGCGGCCGGGCACCACCTACATCCATGGCTTCGGCACCGAGATCGGGCATTCGCTCGGGCTGCTGCCGTTCCAGCAGTACTGGTTCAAACAGGCGCTGGCCGGCAAGGCCAAGCCGCTGGGCGCCTACACGCTCAACACCGTGGCCGCCAGGCGCGGCAAGTTCATGACCTCGGCCAGCGATGCGCCGCCCAATTCGCCGCTGGGCAACATCGCCTACGCCTACCATTTCGACGCCTCGCTGTACGCGGCGTTCCTGCGCCGTTTTTCCGAGCAGCGCGGGGTGACCCGGCGCGAAGGCATCGTCGAGCAGGTGCAGCTGCATCCGGAATCGGGCGATGTGCGCTCGGTGCGGCTGGCCTCGGGCGACACGATCGCCGGCGATCTGTTCATCGACTGCTCCGGGTTCTGCGGCCTGCTGATCGAGCAGGCGCTGCACACCGGCTACCACGATTTCACCCACTGGCTGCCGTGCGACCGCGCGCTGGCGGTGCCGTGCGCCAAGGTCGGCCCGCCGACGCCGTACACCCGCGCCACCGCGCGCGCGGCCGGCTGGCAATGGCGCATCCCGCTGCAGCACCGCACCGGCAACGGCTATGTGTATTCCAGCGCGCACATCAGCGACGACGAGGCCGCGGCCACGCTGCTGGCCAATCTGGACGGCGCGGCGCTGGCCGATCCGCGCCCGCTGCGTTTCGTCACCGGCCGCCGCAAGCAGGTCTGGAACCGCAACGTGGTCGCCCTGGGCCTGGCCAGCGGCTTCATGGAGCCGCTGGAATCCACCAGCATCCACCTGATCCAGTCCGGCATCTCCAAGCTGCTGGAGTTGTTCCCGCGCGAGGGCATCAGCCCGGTGCTGGTGCAGCGCTACAACGACCGCATCGCCTTCGAGTTCGACCGCATCCGCGATTTCCTGGCGCTGCACTACACCGCCACCGAGCGCGAGGACAGCGACTTCTGGCGGCAGTGCCGCACCATGGCGATCACCCCCGAACTGCAGGCGACGCTGGACCTGTTCGGCGACAGCGGCCGTTTCTACCGCAATGGCGATGAGATGTTCGCCGAGATCAGCTGGGTGCAGGTGATGGTCGGGCAGGGCATCCTGCCGCGCGCCTACCACCCGCTGGTGGACCAGGTGCCGGCCGCGGACATCGAACGCTTCGTCGCCAGCATCGAGCAGACCATCGGCCATTGCGTGGACGCGATGCCGCCGCACCAGGCCTTCATCGACCGCTACTGCGCGGCCGCGCCGCGCTGA
- the pyrF gene encoding orotidine-5'-phosphate decarboxylase, whose translation MSRAPLALDARERLIFALDVPGRSEALQWIERLDDAVAFYKIGMELLASGEYFDVLETLAARGKRVFVDLKFFDIPATVGGVIRRLSQWPVDYCTIHGWHPAMMQAAAAANGGDMRLLAVTVLTSMGRADLASMGIDREPQEVVVERALAAQAAGIDGVIASGQEAAPIRRATGAGFSIVCPGIRPGGPVGDDQQRTVGVAQAFADGADAIVVGRPIRQAADPRAAAEAIQREIAATLANTAAC comes from the coding sequence GTGAGCCGCGCGCCGCTGGCGTTGGACGCGCGCGAACGGCTGATCTTCGCCCTGGACGTGCCCGGCCGCAGCGAGGCGCTGCAGTGGATCGAGCGGCTCGACGACGCGGTGGCGTTCTACAAGATCGGCATGGAGCTGCTGGCCTCCGGCGAATACTTCGACGTGCTGGAGACGCTGGCCGCACGCGGCAAGCGCGTGTTCGTGGACCTGAAGTTCTTCGACATCCCGGCCACCGTCGGCGGGGTGATCCGGCGCCTGTCGCAGTGGCCGGTGGACTACTGCACGATCCACGGCTGGCACCCGGCGATGATGCAGGCCGCGGCCGCCGCCAACGGCGGCGACATGCGCCTGCTGGCGGTGACCGTGCTGACCTCGATGGGCCGCGCCGACCTGGCATCGATGGGCATCGACCGCGAACCGCAGGAGGTGGTGGTGGAGCGCGCCCTGGCCGCGCAGGCCGCCGGCATCGACGGGGTGATCGCCTCCGGCCAGGAAGCGGCGCCGATCCGCCGTGCCACCGGCGCCGGCTTCTCGATCGTGTGCCCGGGCATCCGCCCCGGCGGCCCGGTCGGCGACGACCAGCAGCGCACCGTCGGCGTGGCCCAGGCCTTCGCCGATGGCGCCGATGCGATCGTGGTCGGCCGCCCGATCCGCCAGGCCGCCGACCCGCGCGCCGCGGCCGAGGCGATCCAGCGCGAGATCGCCGCCACCCTTGCGAATACGGCGGCGTGCTGA
- a CDS encoding TonB-dependent receptor: MKRKRSASTMPARSLLCCALATSLFATMPAMAQTSTAILRGHAQAGAEVVVTNTATGSVRRTPAGANGNYTVIGLPPGSYTVEANGIKRNVTLQVASSSTVDLDASTAAAPGGDATTLSTVNVTAPPSMKDVKTSEVGNVVSLHQIQQLPQATRNFLEFADTVPGMVFQIDGNGNTKLRGGASNASASNLYIDGVGQKSYVKGGGIAGQSDTQGNPFPQLAIGEYKVITSNYKAEYGQISGAAITAATKSGTNEFHGEAFYRYTDQDLRDKRPDEQKNGKIDSQTKEYGFALGGPIIQDRMHFFVAYEGKDNIAPKSIQADANAGSYTGFLPSNLSSQYGAANMPFSEDLYFGKIDFEPTDRDRIELSGQYRDETQVANVGGTSATDHGTNKINKDKRASLRWQHSADNWFNELIVGTENSENNPTPMSIGNGIAYKYLNYNDPNIGEYTFLETGSAGGLNVQRKSQKGWSLQNDLTFTSFQWHGEHTIKMGVSYKDIKLTSQDAAALNPQFSYSVDANGIVAIPYRVDFVAPYATPGQKATVESPSKQYGIYIQDDWAATDKLMINVGVRWDYEKNPAYTDFVTSQDFVNALYSDDPANPGQPWANRLLPSGINVADYISTGNNRKNFKDGWAPRLGFSYDFFGDERAVLHGGAGRSYDRNLFEQLALETSKAALSPVVVYFKDPTASACYKADRACADWDPRYLQGVDQLNTIPGVSGSAELFMFNNKIKTPYSDQYSIGISNQVGDWLTDVTFQRILSYDGFAMSLINRYPDGSYFDATGSAPWGEPVPGYQNTILGSNGLEQRSSQVLLSAEKPYTKESGWGLTLSYTHTSARQNRNIDEPYGFDKATIHDYPFVKSDAAASHRFVASGSIDGPWGITFGAKVVLATPEPVNTIACFGHTDADGATCQQIGFVPPGSGKFLVGGKIWGYRTVDFQATKDFTVYNDFKLSARINLLNAFNFKNYSSYIYGGPDESGNYFGTGGRLDTSYVGLNTTGDINYVPRTVTFEIGAKF, from the coding sequence ATGAAGAGAAAGCGTTCCGCTTCCACCATGCCCGCACGCAGCCTGCTGTGCTGCGCCCTGGCCACCAGCCTGTTCGCGACGATGCCGGCGATGGCGCAGACCAGCACCGCGATCCTGCGCGGCCATGCCCAGGCCGGCGCCGAAGTGGTCGTGACCAATACCGCCACCGGTTCGGTGCGACGCACGCCGGCGGGGGCCAATGGCAACTACACCGTGATCGGCCTGCCGCCGGGCAGCTATACGGTCGAGGCCAACGGCATCAAGCGCAATGTGACGCTGCAGGTCGCCTCCTCGTCCACGGTCGATCTCGACGCCAGCACGGCCGCCGCGCCGGGTGGCGACGCCACCACGCTGAGCACGGTCAACGTCACCGCGCCGCCGTCGATGAAGGACGTCAAGACCTCGGAAGTGGGCAACGTGGTGTCGCTGCACCAGATCCAGCAGCTGCCGCAGGCCACGCGCAACTTCCTCGAGTTCGCCGACACCGTGCCGGGCATGGTGTTCCAGATCGATGGCAACGGAAATACCAAGCTGCGCGGCGGCGCCTCCAACGCCAGCGCCAGCAACCTGTACATCGATGGCGTCGGCCAGAAGAGCTATGTCAAGGGCGGCGGCATCGCCGGCCAGAGCGACACCCAGGGCAATCCGTTCCCGCAGCTGGCGATCGGCGAATACAAGGTCATCACCTCCAACTACAAGGCCGAATACGGCCAGATCAGCGGCGCGGCGATCACCGCGGCGACCAAGTCCGGCACCAACGAGTTCCACGGCGAGGCGTTCTACCGCTATACCGACCAGGATCTGCGCGACAAGCGTCCGGACGAGCAGAAAAACGGCAAGATCGATTCGCAGACCAAGGAATACGGCTTCGCCCTGGGCGGCCCGATCATCCAGGACCGCATGCACTTCTTCGTTGCCTACGAGGGCAAGGACAACATCGCGCCCAAGAGCATCCAGGCCGATGCCAACGCTGGTTCCTACACGGGCTTTCTGCCCTCCAACCTGAGTAGCCAGTATGGCGCGGCGAACATGCCGTTCTCGGAAGACCTGTATTTCGGCAAGATCGATTTCGAGCCGACCGATCGCGACCGCATCGAGCTGAGCGGCCAGTACCGCGACGAAACCCAGGTCGCCAACGTCGGCGGTACCAGTGCCACCGACCACGGCACCAACAAGATCAACAAGGACAAGCGCGCGAGCCTGCGCTGGCAGCACAGCGCCGACAACTGGTTCAACGAGCTGATCGTCGGCACCGAGAACTCGGAGAACAACCCCACGCCGATGAGCATCGGCAACGGTATCGCGTACAAGTATCTCAACTACAACGACCCGAACATCGGCGAGTACACCTTCCTGGAAACCGGTTCGGCTGGCGGCTTGAACGTGCAGCGCAAGAGCCAGAAGGGTTGGTCCCTGCAGAACGACCTGACTTTCACCAGCTTCCAGTGGCACGGCGAACACACCATCAAAATGGGCGTGAGCTACAAGGACATCAAGCTGACCTCGCAGGACGCGGCCGCGTTGAATCCGCAGTTCAGCTACTCGGTCGATGCCAATGGCATCGTCGCCATCCCGTACCGCGTGGATTTCGTCGCGCCGTACGCCACGCCGGGGCAGAAGGCGACGGTGGAATCGCCGTCCAAGCAGTACGGTATCTACATCCAGGACGATTGGGCCGCGACCGACAAGCTGATGATTAACGTCGGCGTGCGTTGGGACTACGAAAAGAACCCGGCCTACACCGACTTCGTCACCTCGCAGGACTTCGTCAACGCACTGTACTCCGACGATCCGGCCAACCCGGGCCAGCCCTGGGCCAACCGCCTGCTGCCCAGCGGCATCAATGTCGCCGATTACATCAGCACCGGCAACAACCGCAAGAACTTCAAGGATGGCTGGGCGCCGCGCCTGGGCTTCTCCTACGATTTCTTCGGCGACGAGCGCGCGGTACTGCACGGCGGCGCGGGCCGTTCCTACGACCGCAACCTGTTCGAGCAGCTGGCGCTGGAAACCAGCAAGGCCGCGTTGTCGCCGGTGGTGGTCTACTTCAAGGACCCAACCGCCAGCGCGTGCTACAAGGCCGACCGCGCTTGCGCCGATTGGGATCCCCGGTACCTGCAGGGCGTGGACCAGCTGAACACCATTCCTGGCGTCAGCGGCAGCGCCGAACTGTTCATGTTCAACAACAAGATCAAGACTCCGTACAGCGACCAGTACAGCATCGGTATCAGCAACCAGGTCGGCGACTGGCTCACCGATGTGACCTTCCAGCGCATCCTCAGCTATGACGGCTTCGCGATGTCGCTGATCAACCGCTACCCGGATGGGTCTTACTTCGATGCCACCGGCAGCGCACCTTGGGGTGAGCCGGTCCCCGGCTACCAGAACACGATTCTGGGCAGTAACGGCCTGGAACAGCGCAGCAGCCAGGTGCTGTTGTCGGCGGAGAAGCCGTATACCAAGGAATCGGGCTGGGGCCTGACCCTGTCCTACACCCACACCAGCGCGCGCCAGAACCGCAACATCGACGAGCCGTACGGGTTCGACAAGGCGACCATCCACGATTACCCGTTCGTGAAGTCCGATGCCGCGGCATCGCACCGCTTCGTCGCGTCCGGTTCGATCGACGGACCGTGGGGCATCACCTTCGGCGCCAAGGTCGTGTTGGCCACCCCGGAACCGGTCAATACCATCGCCTGCTTCGGCCACACCGATGCCGACGGCGCCACCTGCCAGCAAATCGGCTTCGTGCCGCCTGGCAGCGGCAAGTTCCTGGTCGGTGGCAAGATCTGGGGCTACCGCACGGTGGACTTCCAGGCTACCAAGGACTTCACCGTGTACAACGACTTCAAGCTGTCGGCGCGCATCAATCTGCTCAACGCCTTCAACTTCAAGAACTACTCGAGTTACATCTACGGTGGCCCGGATGAATCGGGCAACTACTTCGGCACCGGCGGACGGTTGGACACCAGCTATGTGGGCTTGAACACCACCGGCGACATCAACTACGTCCCGCGCACCGTGACCTTCGAAATCGGCGCCAAGTTCTGA
- a CDS encoding 5'-nucleotidase, lipoprotein e(P4) family, whose translation MTPIARTALACAVLALSACKPQAPATDATTPPTAKTADAAVAGDDNLNAVLWMQRSAEYRAVAEQTYRAAADRLDAALKEPNWDALVPEERGNATAGLKPAVVMDVDETVLDNAPYQARLIRNGKEYDEVSWDQWVAEKKAKPIPGVVDFAKAATAKGITVLYVSNRAVHLTDATLANLRSAGLPVADNSVLLGLGTVVKGCEQNGAEKNCRRKLVGQQYRVLMQFGDQLGDFVQVVANTPDGRAQLLQHYHDWFGERWWMLPNPSYGAWEPALFNNDFAQPRAARHQAKRDALELAQ comes from the coding sequence ATGACCCCGATCGCCCGCACCGCACTGGCCTGCGCCGTGCTCGCCCTGTCCGCCTGCAAGCCGCAGGCGCCGGCCACCGATGCCACGACACCGCCCACCGCCAAGACCGCCGACGCCGCAGTGGCCGGCGACGACAACCTCAACGCGGTGCTGTGGATGCAGCGCTCGGCCGAGTACCGGGCCGTGGCCGAGCAGACCTACCGCGCGGCCGCCGACCGCCTGGATGCGGCGCTGAAGGAGCCGAACTGGGACGCGCTGGTGCCGGAGGAGCGCGGCAACGCCACGGCCGGGCTGAAGCCGGCGGTGGTGATGGACGTGGACGAAACCGTGCTGGACAACGCGCCGTACCAGGCGCGGCTGATCCGCAACGGCAAGGAATACGACGAGGTCAGCTGGGACCAGTGGGTGGCCGAGAAGAAGGCCAAGCCGATCCCTGGCGTGGTCGATTTCGCCAAGGCGGCCACCGCCAAGGGCATCACCGTGCTGTACGTGTCCAACCGCGCGGTGCACCTGACCGACGCGACCCTGGCCAACCTGCGCAGCGCCGGCCTGCCGGTGGCCGACAACAGCGTGCTGCTGGGCCTGGGCACCGTGGTCAAGGGCTGCGAGCAGAACGGCGCGGAGAAGAACTGCCGGCGCAAGCTGGTCGGCCAGCAGTACCGCGTGCTGATGCAGTTCGGCGACCAGCTCGGCGATTTCGTGCAGGTGGTGGCCAATACCCCCGACGGCCGCGCGCAGCTGCTGCAGCACTACCACGACTGGTTCGGCGAGCGCTGGTGGATGCTGCCCAACCCCAGCTACGGCGCCTGGGAACCGGCGCTGTTCAACAACGACTTCGCGCAGCCGCGCGCCGCGCGCCACCAGGCCAAGCGCGACGCGCTGGAGCTGGCGCAGTGA
- a CDS encoding ShlB/FhaC/HecB family hemolysin secretion/activation protein: MRNRGTTVVSLRKGTVLAALAVCACAGRALPALAQEQPTTLDRQEQLRQAEEVQRKQEQDRQAPFAGPREPAAPADMRSLALPTETLCFPIQRIQLGGAGADGARFAWLWLYLRQYQGRCIGREGIDLIRRRALDQLVARGLVTTRIGVPEQALSSGQLRFELMPGRLRQVRVQAADGRAFWRGALPLRPGDLVDLRAIEQAVEQFKRVPSQDAKIDIAPGEQPGESDLVITLQQGRRWRSVLNADDSGVRATGRAQGGIDVALDAPLGINDLLSIGYNHDLVDRGAERGTHGNSLSYSVPWGWWTFALSLSSYRYHQRVDGYLQSFQSSGASNSAQLDLQRVIHRNGSSKTTAGVVVAKREARSYLDGIEIGIQRRHTTSAEASLSHRRYLGPMQLDLRLAHRRGTPWFDGQWTGYDPAVGFPSFRYGVTTLDVSTGLPFKLGSVAASWDSSLHAQTASQLLLGSEFISIGGRYSVRGFDGERTLGAERGAYWRNTLNLPVQRLGIVPYLGVDAGRIGGPSASGQDGRSLVGAFAGVRGARGGLTCDGFAGWDLHAPRDFDTAQPAYGVRVTYQF; the protein is encoded by the coding sequence ATGCGTAACAGGGGAACTACCGTGGTGTCGTTGAGAAAGGGAACCGTCCTTGCCGCTTTGGCGGTGTGCGCCTGCGCAGGCCGCGCGTTGCCGGCACTGGCTCAGGAGCAGCCGACCACGCTCGACCGGCAGGAGCAGCTGCGCCAGGCCGAAGAGGTGCAGCGCAAGCAGGAGCAGGACCGCCAGGCGCCGTTCGCCGGCCCGCGCGAGCCGGCGGCGCCGGCCGACATGCGCAGCCTTGCGCTGCCTACCGAAACCCTGTGCTTCCCGATCCAGCGCATCCAGCTGGGCGGCGCCGGTGCCGATGGCGCGCGCTTTGCCTGGCTGTGGCTGTACCTGCGCCAGTACCAGGGCCGCTGCATCGGCCGCGAAGGCATCGACCTGATCCGCCGCCGCGCGCTCGATCAACTGGTCGCGCGCGGCCTGGTCACCACACGCATCGGCGTGCCCGAGCAGGCGCTGTCCAGCGGCCAGCTGCGTTTCGAACTGATGCCCGGCCGGCTGCGCCAGGTGCGCGTGCAAGCGGCCGACGGCCGTGCGTTCTGGCGCGGCGCCTTGCCGCTGCGGCCGGGCGACCTGGTCGATCTGCGCGCGATCGAGCAGGCCGTGGAACAGTTCAAGCGGGTGCCGTCGCAGGACGCCAAGATCGACATCGCCCCGGGCGAGCAACCCGGCGAATCGGACCTGGTGATCACCCTGCAGCAGGGCCGGCGCTGGCGCAGCGTGCTCAACGCCGACGACTCCGGCGTGCGCGCCACCGGCCGCGCGCAGGGCGGCATCGACGTCGCGCTGGACGCGCCGCTGGGCATCAACGACCTGCTGTCGATCGGCTACAACCACGACCTGGTGGATCGCGGCGCCGAGCGCGGCACGCACGGCAACAGCCTCAGCTACAGCGTACCGTGGGGCTGGTGGACGTTCGCGCTGTCGCTGTCGTCCTACCGCTACCACCAGCGTGTGGACGGCTATCTGCAGAGTTTCCAGTCCAGTGGCGCGTCCAACAGCGCCCAGCTCGACCTGCAGCGGGTCATCCATCGCAACGGCAGCAGCAAGACCACCGCCGGCGTGGTGGTGGCCAAGCGCGAGGCGCGCAGCTACCTGGACGGCATCGAGATCGGCATCCAGCGCCGCCACACCACCAGCGCCGAGGCCTCTCTGAGCCACCGCCGCTACCTGGGACCGATGCAGCTGGACCTGCGCCTGGCGCACCGCCGCGGTACACCGTGGTTCGACGGGCAATGGACCGGTTACGACCCGGCAGTGGGTTTCCCCAGCTTCCGCTACGGCGTCACCACCCTGGATGTGAGCACCGGGCTGCCGTTCAAGCTCGGCAGCGTGGCCGCCAGCTGGGACAGCAGCCTGCACGCGCAGACCGCCTCGCAGCTGCTGCTCGGCTCGGAATTCATCAGCATCGGCGGGCGCTACAGCGTGCGCGGCTTCGATGGCGAACGCACCCTCGGCGCCGAGCGCGGCGCGTACTGGCGCAACACGCTCAACCTGCCGGTGCAGCGCCTGGGCATCGTTCCGTACCTGGGCGTGGATGCCGGCCGCATCGGCGGCCCCAGCGCCAGCGGGCAGGACGGACGCAGCCTGGTCGGCGCCTTCGCCGGCGTGCGTGGCGCGCGCGGCGGGCTCACCTGTGACGGCTTCGCCGGCTGGGATCTGCACGCGCCCCGCGATTTCGATACCGCGCAGCCGGCCTACGGCGTGCGTGTGACCTATCAGTTCTGA